A DNA window from Rossellomorea marisflavi contains the following coding sequences:
- a CDS encoding DUF2254 domain-containing protein — MFKKFLPNDVQKYLLMSKRQRAHEIQLTIWFMPFLYICLSLLLVACTLFLDLKVELSQYVPKLFSMDASVTRTLVSTLIGGVLTLSAFTLNSLLVVLTTFSGQFSPRMLLNFISDKKTQHALGIFNGSFVFVLFIFLFIGSSKKEMFTAAPVLTVIVAFIAAITFIFFINHASTWMQVHNITYNMKKVSEVMINQTLKKDLECHRTKDDHPRFELDESKCLNVKAKASGYVQLIDFHSMIEKAREDGIIVRLHFKIGDFVLCGNDLICLYGADEEKVDQEQYLALIEIGHKETEIQDLQMGMHKLAEVAIKSLGNDDPKTASNTIHQITDLMLTINHHLSFSPYLIDDDDDVRVILEIEDFDYYLYRGFGYVRHYARGNHLIITDIVKALSRLSETLPRERHQCLWDFAANTIDHIEEAVIYELDKTFLLTELKILAKITGHMEEYRHIHQKFYPDANRNV; from the coding sequence CTGCTCATGTCCAAAAGACAGCGGGCTCACGAAATCCAGCTCACCATCTGGTTCATGCCCTTCCTTTACATCTGCCTGTCCCTGCTGCTTGTGGCGTGCACCTTGTTCCTTGACCTGAAGGTGGAGCTGTCCCAGTATGTTCCCAAGCTCTTCAGCATGGATGCATCGGTGACCAGGACGCTTGTCAGCACCCTGATCGGCGGGGTGCTCACGCTGAGCGCCTTTACACTGAACTCCCTCCTCGTCGTCCTTACGACGTTCAGCGGACAGTTCTCGCCCCGCATGCTGCTGAACTTCATTTCCGATAAAAAGACCCAGCACGCGCTCGGCATCTTCAATGGAAGCTTTGTCTTTGTACTCTTCATCTTCCTCTTCATCGGAAGTTCAAAGAAAGAAATGTTCACCGCCGCACCCGTCTTGACCGTCATTGTCGCCTTCATCGCAGCCATCACCTTCATCTTCTTCATCAATCACGCCTCCACGTGGATGCAGGTACATAATATCACCTACAACATGAAGAAGGTATCCGAAGTCATGATCAATCAAACACTCAAAAAAGATCTGGAGTGCCACCGGACAAAAGATGATCATCCCCGGTTCGAACTGGATGAAAGCAAGTGCCTGAATGTCAAAGCAAAAGCATCGGGCTACGTACAGCTCATCGACTTCCACTCCATGATCGAGAAAGCCCGGGAGGACGGGATCATCGTCCGCCTGCACTTCAAGATCGGCGATTTCGTCCTCTGCGGCAACGACCTTATCTGCCTGTACGGAGCGGATGAAGAAAAGGTCGACCAGGAACAATACCTGGCCCTCATCGAAATCGGCCACAAGGAAACAGAAATACAGGATCTTCAAATGGGGATGCATAAACTGGCAGAAGTGGCTATCAAATCTCTCGGCAATGACGATCCGAAAACGGCGTCCAATACGATCCATCAGATTACAGACCTGATGCTCACCATCAATCATCACCTATCGTTCTCCCCTTATTTGATTGACGATGATGATGATGTCCGGGTCATTCTCGAGATTGAAGACTTTGATTATTACCTGTATCGAGGATTCGGATACGTACGGCATTATGCCAGAGGTAACCATCTGATCATCACGGATATCGTCAAAGCACTTTCCCGCCTTTCAGAAACCTTGCCGCGCGAACGGCATCAATGCCTATGGGATTTCGCCGCCAACACCATCGATCATATAGAAGAAGCCGTCATCTATGAACTTGATAAAACCTTCTTGCTCACCGAACTGAAAATCCTTGCCAAGATCACCGGTCATATGGAAGAGTACCGACACATCCACCAAAAATTCTATCCCGATGCCAATCGGAACGTTTAA
- a CDS encoding M3 family oligoendopeptidase: MSNAYVETHDMRDTETMKTRFEEFLAAPFHTVQEVEDWLKQVSDYQDELREAIDGHYIDFQTHNQDKEVQETYQFDQEHVLPLLKRYEAQLDQKLLSSPHALDNNVYGRLIRSKQTAAELYREKNIDLEVKEDRLATRYFELTGALTAEWEGEQLTLPQLFPLLEDPDRTKRKKVYDQLFGALRGVEEELQAIMDELMVIREQKAANSGLANYRDYMFKKYNRFDYTPEDCKELADSIREHVVPAIGRILSKKAEELGVESIRPYDHRAVPLDKEPLRPFKTGDELVEKTGRVLGEISPRFSELIHLMDTKGLLDLETRKNKSPGGFCESLPVSGLSFIFMNASGTHGDVTTLIHEMGHCIHNDFKRTLPLAFDRATPMESAELASMGMELLSMDHWDHFYSDEQVRQAKLDMLRDIIQFFPSGIRVDEFQHWMYENPGHSKEERSEAYGRIVDSYLSSEEDWSGYEEVKKKQWLFVLHIFEVPFYYIEYVIAQLGALQLYRIYKEDPDRAIEGYKEALRLGNTTSLSDVYEAAGLSFDFSADMIKGLVAFVEEEIAELEGSTVKNS; encoded by the coding sequence ATGTCTAACGCATATGTAGAAACCCATGATATGAGAGATACAGAAACGATGAAAACGAGATTCGAAGAGTTTCTGGCTGCTCCGTTCCATACGGTGCAAGAGGTGGAAGATTGGTTGAAACAGGTGTCGGATTATCAGGATGAACTCCGGGAAGCCATCGATGGCCATTACATCGATTTCCAGACGCACAATCAGGACAAAGAGGTTCAGGAAACGTATCAGTTCGATCAAGAGCATGTGCTTCCCCTCCTTAAGAGGTATGAGGCACAACTGGATCAAAAGTTGTTATCGAGTCCACATGCATTGGACAACAACGTGTATGGGCGCCTGATCAGAAGTAAACAAACGGCTGCAGAGCTTTACAGGGAGAAGAATATCGATCTTGAAGTGAAGGAGGATCGGCTCGCCACTCGATACTTTGAACTGACGGGTGCTCTGACGGCAGAGTGGGAAGGAGAGCAACTGACGCTTCCCCAGCTGTTTCCACTGCTCGAAGATCCGGATCGAACCAAACGGAAAAAGGTCTACGATCAACTATTCGGTGCCCTAAGAGGGGTAGAAGAGGAACTGCAGGCAATCATGGATGAGCTCATGGTGATCCGCGAGCAGAAGGCTGCCAATAGCGGGCTGGCGAACTACCGGGATTATATGTTCAAGAAATACAATCGTTTCGACTATACACCAGAAGATTGTAAGGAACTGGCGGATTCAATCCGTGAGCATGTTGTTCCGGCAATCGGAAGGATCTTGTCCAAGAAAGCAGAAGAGTTGGGTGTGGAATCCATCCGTCCTTATGACCACAGGGCCGTTCCCCTGGATAAAGAGCCACTGCGGCCATTCAAGACGGGTGACGAACTGGTGGAGAAGACCGGACGCGTATTGGGCGAGATTTCCCCTCGATTTTCTGAACTTATCCACCTGATGGATACAAAAGGGCTGTTGGATCTTGAGACCAGGAAGAATAAGTCCCCGGGAGGATTTTGTGAGTCGCTTCCTGTTTCCGGCCTGTCGTTCATTTTCATGAATGCTTCGGGCACCCATGGGGATGTGACGACCTTGATCCATGAAATGGGGCACTGCATCCACAATGATTTCAAGCGGACGCTTCCACTCGCTTTTGACCGGGCCACTCCGATGGAATCGGCTGAGCTTGCGAGCATGGGGATGGAGTTATTGTCCATGGATCACTGGGATCATTTTTATTCCGATGAGCAGGTGCGTCAGGCCAAGCTTGATATGCTGAGGGACATCATCCAATTCTTCCCGTCAGGAATCAGGGTCGATGAGTTCCAGCACTGGATGTACGAGAACCCTGGTCATTCCAAGGAGGAGCGATCAGAGGCGTACGGAAGGATCGTAGACAGCTATCTGTCGTCGGAAGAGGATTGGAGTGGGTATGAAGAGGTGAAGAAGAAGCAATGGCTCTTTGTCCTTCATATCTTTGAGGTCCCTTTCTATTACATCGAATATGTCATTGCCCAGCTTGGGGCTTTGCAGCTCTACAGGATTTACAAAGAGGACCCGGATCGGGCAATCGAAGGATACAAGGAAGCGCTCCGCCTCGGGAATACGACCTCCCTATCCGACGTGTATGAAGCGGCAGGACTCTCATTTGATTTTTCCGCTGATATGATCAAGGGGCTTGTGGCGTTCGTGGAAGAAGAGATTGCCGAGCTTGAAGGTTCAACCGTGAAAAATTCATGA
- a CDS encoding DUF5068 domain-containing protein — protein sequence MQKKWILAGTIAGMLALTTACGNSDTAAKKTDDDKKSEQKAEKKEETEKETSGAKLEKKDSSSNQSQSGLINPDLEANLPDATLDVVYENEEPGIELKSNKMSFMVDRYQVVHVTNAPAGEFDGDEAYIVSMNGSIDNQTDGDLYFNNPDILGTDQFDTHMMKLDYSREVRLRPEMDGTVDDPAHYKKGEKQEGVLEYILTKEEYETLKDANVKLRVAQSSADKDFSKKVSDEKVFDLPLSGENAEKQSAVSKEFYPDSILKDNVAEKEMLAENESIGKTETGEKVDVTLDGVQFTKLTPTESYQDAFTGFGDENIVAATVKVTVKNNTDADITLDQFSTFLSTDKVQYLDEGSLAFDTGSIKPGETGEKYLVYLMKEKSDYGEAKDFTFRLTHLTNQDGKDLLKNELSFDVPKQ from the coding sequence ATGCAGAAGAAATGGATATTGGCAGGAACGATCGCCGGTATGCTCGCACTGACCACAGCATGTGGAAACAGCGACACGGCAGCAAAGAAAACAGATGATGATAAAAAATCCGAACAAAAAGCAGAAAAGAAGGAAGAAACAGAGAAAGAGACTTCAGGAGCAAAATTGGAGAAGAAGGATTCTTCTTCAAACCAATCACAATCAGGCTTGATCAATCCTGATCTCGAAGCAAATCTTCCAGACGCCACCCTGGATGTCGTCTATGAAAATGAAGAGCCAGGCATAGAATTGAAATCGAATAAAATGTCCTTCATGGTCGACCGTTATCAAGTGGTTCACGTCACCAATGCTCCTGCTGGTGAATTCGATGGAGATGAAGCGTATATCGTATCCATGAATGGAAGCATCGACAATCAGACCGATGGAGATCTCTATTTCAACAACCCGGATATTCTCGGCACGGATCAGTTCGATACCCATATGATGAAACTGGACTACTCAAGGGAAGTCAGGCTTCGCCCTGAGATGGACGGCACCGTGGATGACCCCGCTCACTACAAAAAAGGCGAAAAGCAAGAAGGCGTACTTGAATACATATTGACGAAAGAGGAATACGAGACACTTAAGGATGCCAATGTGAAGCTTCGTGTCGCCCAAAGCTCTGCCGATAAGGATTTCTCGAAGAAAGTCAGCGATGAAAAAGTCTTTGACCTTCCCCTTTCGGGAGAAAATGCTGAAAAGCAATCGGCTGTTTCCAAGGAATTCTACCCTGACAGCATCCTGAAAGACAATGTAGCAGAAAAAGAGATGCTCGCCGAAAATGAATCCATAGGCAAAACCGAAACAGGTGAAAAGGTGGACGTCACACTCGATGGCGTGCAATTCACGAAGCTGACGCCGACGGAAAGCTACCAGGATGCCTTCACAGGATTCGGTGACGAAAACATCGTGGCTGCCACTGTTAAAGTCACAGTGAAAAACAACACAGATGCTGACATTACCCTTGACCAGTTCAGCACGTTCCTATCTACCGACAAGGTGCAATACCTTGATGAAGGTTCCCTTGCTTTTGATACGGGAAGCATCAAACCTGGGGAAACCGGTGAGAAGTACCTCGTTTACCTCATGAAGGAAAAGAGCGACTACGGAGAAGCGAAGGATTTCACCTTCCGACTGACTCACCTCACCAATCAAGATGGAAAAGACCTGTTGAAAAACGAACTGTCATTTGATGTACCGAAACAATGA
- a CDS encoding VOC family protein, with translation MSINIYLNFNGNCREAVLFYADVFRTEPPHIMTFKEAPPSPDFPLPEEAKELILHANIVIDGEKIMFSDTFPGTPFIEGNNITLAIVKDDKEVLTALFDRLKEHGKVDMPLQETFWSPLYGQVTDKFGIQWQFNYEE, from the coding sequence ATGTCGATCAACATTTATCTCAACTTTAATGGAAACTGCCGCGAAGCCGTCCTTTTCTATGCAGATGTCTTCCGCACAGAACCCCCGCACATCATGACCTTCAAGGAAGCCCCGCCAAGCCCTGATTTCCCCCTCCCGGAAGAAGCAAAGGAACTGATCCTCCATGCCAATATCGTCATCGACGGCGAAAAGATCATGTTTTCAGACACTTTCCCCGGCACACCCTTCATTGAAGGAAATAACATCACTTTAGCCATTGTCAAAGACGATAAAGAAGTGCTCACCGCACTCTTCGATCGCCTTAAAGAGCATGGCAAGGTTGATATGCCACTGCAGGAAACGTTCTGGAGCCCCCTCTACGGCCAGGTCACAGACAAGTTCGGCATCCAGTGGCAGTTCAACTACGAAGAATGA
- a CDS encoding M28 family peptidase: MKKSVVSIALATTLSFGAIGLQPAIAGAPESGRELLQNPHERNLIKKIDSERIYQTIDHLQQTPRVAGTESEANAIRFVKRQFESYGYDVTLQPFTFIGYTAPTAIELSGVEGEWAPTAFTYSVSGDVSGELIPAGLGREADFDGLDVNGKIVLVQRGEITFAQKIINASEAGAAGVIIYNNTDGELSGTLGEPDDRYIPAITLSKAEGEELTRHIGETVRLTIEGAETSERTSHNVIAKKAPVNKKKATDDVLIIGAHHDSVEGAPGANDDASGTAVTLELAKVFKNVPTDTEIRFITFGAEELGLLGSYHYVDSLPQKERDRIIGYFNLDMVGSRDAGDLVLRTLDGSPNLVTELSQAASERLNGFPTPIGEGGRSDHVPFAEAGIPAGAFIHSPFEPWYHTPEDTIDKISKAKLQDVAEIVGAAVYEQARPDHQGPKPKPSSKVKASKDSVHEKNIR; the protein is encoded by the coding sequence TTGAAAAAATCTGTCGTATCCATTGCACTTGCAACGACCCTGTCATTTGGCGCTATCGGACTTCAACCAGCCATTGCAGGGGCACCTGAATCAGGAAGGGAACTCTTGCAAAATCCGCATGAGCGGAACTTGATCAAGAAAATTGATTCGGAGCGAATCTATCAGACGATCGACCATCTTCAACAAACCCCCAGGGTGGCCGGGACAGAATCCGAGGCAAATGCCATCAGGTTTGTAAAACGACAATTTGAATCGTACGGGTATGATGTGACCCTTCAACCCTTTACCTTTATAGGGTACACGGCACCTACTGCAATCGAACTTTCAGGGGTGGAAGGCGAGTGGGCTCCGACTGCATTCACCTACTCGGTCAGTGGCGATGTGTCAGGCGAGCTCATACCTGCAGGACTTGGAAGAGAAGCAGACTTTGATGGATTGGATGTAAATGGGAAAATCGTTCTTGTCCAGAGAGGGGAAATCACATTTGCACAGAAGATCATCAACGCTTCCGAAGCAGGAGCGGCAGGGGTCATCATCTATAACAATACGGATGGAGAACTGAGCGGGACTTTGGGAGAACCGGATGATCGCTACATACCGGCCATCACCCTTTCCAAGGCTGAAGGAGAAGAACTGACCAGGCATATCGGAGAGACCGTCCGGCTGACGATCGAGGGGGCTGAAACATCTGAGCGTACCTCTCATAATGTGATTGCTAAAAAGGCACCGGTCAATAAGAAAAAAGCCACGGATGATGTGCTCATCATCGGAGCCCATCATGATTCAGTAGAAGGTGCTCCGGGCGCGAACGATGATGCCTCGGGAACAGCTGTCACCTTGGAACTGGCCAAGGTGTTCAAAAATGTACCGACAGATACAGAAATCCGCTTCATCACATTCGGAGCTGAAGAATTGGGTCTGCTTGGGTCTTATCACTATGTAGACTCCCTCCCGCAAAAAGAACGTGACAGGATTATCGGGTACTTCAATCTCGACATGGTGGGAAGCAGGGATGCGGGTGATCTGGTCCTTCGCACACTCGACGGGAGTCCGAACCTCGTAACGGAGCTATCACAGGCAGCGAGCGAACGTTTGAATGGATTCCCGACGCCGATCGGTGAAGGCGGAAGGAGTGATCATGTTCCGTTTGCTGAAGCGGGAATCCCTGCGGGAGCCTTCATCCACAGTCCGTTTGAGCCATGGTATCATACTCCAGAGGACACCATTGATAAAATCAGCAAAGCGAAGCTGCAGGATGTGGCTGAAATTGTAGGTGCTGCGGTATATGAACAGGCCCGTCCTGATCACCAGGGTCCAAAGCCGAAGCCATCTTCTAAAGTGAAAGCATCAAAAGATTCCGTCCATGAAAAGAATATAAGATAA
- a CDS encoding alpha/beta hydrolase gives MSWYTSIPWEGSHLPAAIQYPATRLGIHPAVIICHGFVGSKEGVDRLFVKAANELSASIVVRFDYDGCGESMGEYGLNTKDRFIAQTKAVIGFVKRLKGVDPESIALIGHSLGGAVALEAAIEEEVRHLALWSAVGSPRKDLGRIIGDEVEAAVLQDGKADYLGYELRRDFLTTLQGWDPIRRAGDYKGNVFLAHGDGDEEIPVDYCSLYHSGFSNRPSGKVEKIIIPNGTHTYSSSHAFQALLDSTRRWLLQVQDVGYDRATGL, from the coding sequence ATGAGTTGGTATACATCCATTCCATGGGAGGGTAGCCACCTTCCAGCAGCCATACAGTATCCCGCCACGCGCCTCGGCATCCACCCTGCCGTCATCATCTGTCATGGTTTCGTCGGTTCAAAGGAGGGGGTGGATCGATTATTCGTGAAGGCGGCGAATGAACTCAGCGCAAGCATCGTCGTTCGTTTTGATTACGATGGCTGCGGAGAAAGCATGGGGGAGTACGGCTTGAATACAAAGGATCGCTTCATTGCACAAACGAAGGCAGTCATCGGATTTGTGAAACGGTTGAAAGGGGTGGACCCTGAAAGCATTGCCTTGATCGGACACAGCCTCGGGGGTGCAGTAGCCCTTGAAGCAGCCATCGAAGAAGAGGTTCGCCACCTCGCCCTCTGGTCGGCGGTCGGATCTCCGCGAAAGGATCTCGGGCGCATTATCGGCGACGAAGTGGAAGCAGCCGTTTTGCAGGATGGGAAGGCAGATTATTTGGGATATGAGCTGAGGCGTGATTTCCTCACGACCCTTCAAGGATGGGACCCGATACGACGAGCAGGGGACTATAAGGGCAATGTCTTTCTCGCCCATGGTGACGGTGATGAAGAAATCCCCGTTGACTATTGTTCCCTTTATCATTCAGGCTTTTCCAACCGGCCGTCAGGTAAGGTGGAAAAGATCATCATTCCGAATGGTACCCATACCTATTCTTCTTCACATGCTTTTCAAGCACTGCTTGATTCCACCCGGAGATGGCTCTTACAGGTGCAAGATGTAGGATATGATCGTGCGACCGGTCTATAA
- a CDS encoding SDR family NAD(P)-dependent oxidoreductase, which yields MKYTVITGASSGIGYEAALAFAARGKNLILAARRQENLEELKDRVLKSHPDLDVKLYSTDLSVTANVHSFYEEIKSFDLETFVNNAGFGNFDPVGEQNLDKIEQMMRLNIEALTILSTLYVRDFSQVEGTQLINISSGGGYTIVADAVTYCATKFYVSAFTEGLARELSESGAKMTAKVLAPAATETEFAQRSIDSDQFDYEKALPKYHTAKEMAQFLLDLYDGNHVVGIVNGETYEFLLRDPIYPYASRTRN from the coding sequence ATGAAATATACAGTCATTACTGGAGCAAGCTCCGGAATCGGCTATGAAGCTGCCTTGGCATTCGCAGCGCGTGGGAAGAATCTGATTCTTGCTGCCAGAAGGCAAGAGAACCTGGAGGAGTTGAAGGACCGGGTCCTGAAGTCCCATCCCGACCTTGATGTGAAACTCTACTCTACCGACCTGTCAGTCACGGCCAACGTTCATTCTTTCTATGAAGAAATCAAGTCGTTTGATCTGGAGACGTTTGTGAACAATGCCGGTTTCGGCAATTTCGATCCCGTCGGCGAGCAAAATCTGGACAAGATCGAACAGATGATGAGACTCAATATCGAAGCCCTCACGATCCTCTCCACCCTATACGTGCGCGATTTCTCACAAGTCGAAGGAACGCAGCTCATCAATATTTCCTCAGGCGGCGGCTACACGATCGTTGCCGATGCGGTCACCTACTGTGCGACCAAATTCTATGTGAGTGCCTTCACGGAAGGACTTGCGAGAGAGCTTTCCGAATCCGGTGCGAAGATGACAGCGAAGGTTCTTGCCCCTGCCGCTACGGAAACGGAATTCGCCCAACGATCCATTGATTCCGATCAGTTTGACTATGAAAAAGCACTGCCCAAATACCATACTGCGAAGGAAATGGCACAATTCCTCCTTGACCTGTATGATGGGAATCATGTTGTTGGAATCGTGAATGGTGAAACCTATGAGTTCCTGCTTCGTGATCCGATCTACCCATACGCATCAAGAACAAGAAACTAA
- a CDS encoding ABC transporter ATP-binding protein — protein MESILKVDNLHISFQSKEEEFDAVRGVSFEVKKGETLGIVGESGSGKSVTARSIMRLLPSPPSYMKEGEITFLGENLAEKTEKEMESIRGRDIGMIFQDPMTSLNPTIRIGNQIAESLMKHQDLSREQAKKEAIDILKQVGIRNSEERYSQYPHEFSGGMRQRVMIAIALACRPTLLIADEPTTALDVTIQKQILNVMKHMQERFGTSIILITHDLGVVAGMCDSVVVMKEGEIVERGTTEEIFASPRHPYTKKLLNALPRLDEPKKSKKDPSPDKPPLLDVSSLRQHFDLGKGHTLKAVDDISFFIREGETLGLVGESGSGKSTTGRAILRLNEPTGGVVTYEGMSVNGMTKREMKAMRRHMQMIFQDPYASLNPRFKVMDIIGQALDIHGLCKTKQDRKRRVEELLEMVGLQASHAKRYPHEFSGGQRQRIGIARALAVEPKFIVCDEPLSALDVSIQAQIVELLQDLQKRLGLTYLFIAHDLSMVKHISDRVAVMYAGKIVELAESEELYANPQHPYTKSLLSAIPIPDPAIEKKKERVLLEEQTDEDRYGLQTSELVEVSSGHWVAVPVEAGA, from the coding sequence GTGGAATCAATTCTTAAAGTAGACAATTTGCATATCTCGTTCCAATCAAAGGAAGAGGAATTCGATGCTGTACGCGGTGTGAGTTTTGAAGTGAAAAAAGGCGAGACCCTTGGCATCGTAGGGGAATCGGGCAGCGGGAAAAGCGTGACGGCACGATCGATCATGCGTCTGCTGCCATCCCCACCCTCGTATATGAAGGAAGGGGAGATCACGTTCCTCGGGGAGAATCTCGCGGAGAAGACCGAGAAGGAGATGGAGTCCATACGCGGGCGGGACATCGGAATGATCTTCCAGGATCCCATGACGTCCCTGAATCCGACGATCCGGATCGGGAATCAGATTGCCGAGAGCCTCATGAAACATCAGGATCTCAGCCGGGAACAGGCGAAGAAAGAAGCCATCGATATTCTGAAACAGGTGGGCATACGCAATAGCGAGGAACGTTATAGTCAATATCCCCATGAGTTCTCCGGGGGGATGCGCCAACGTGTGATGATTGCCATCGCCCTTGCCTGCAGACCGACCCTCCTGATTGCCGACGAGCCGACGACAGCACTGGATGTCACGATCCAGAAACAAATCCTGAATGTCATGAAGCACATGCAGGAGCGGTTCGGTACGTCCATCATCCTCATTACCCACGATCTTGGGGTGGTGGCCGGCATGTGTGACTCTGTCGTGGTCATGAAGGAAGGGGAGATTGTGGAACGGGGGACGACAGAGGAAATCTTCGCATCACCAAGGCACCCGTATACGAAGAAGCTTCTGAATGCCCTGCCGCGTCTCGATGAACCGAAAAAATCCAAAAAGGATCCCTCACCTGATAAGCCGCCACTTCTGGACGTATCGTCTCTCCGGCAGCATTTCGACCTTGGGAAAGGCCATACCTTGAAGGCGGTGGATGATATCTCATTCTTCATCCGTGAAGGAGAGACATTGGGGCTTGTGGGGGAATCGGGTTCAGGCAAGTCGACGACAGGACGGGCGATCCTGCGGTTGAACGAGCCGACAGGTGGCGTCGTCACCTACGAAGGAATGTCGGTCAACGGCATGACGAAGCGTGAAATGAAAGCGATGAGGCGCCATATGCAGATGATCTTCCAGGACCCCTATGCGTCACTCAATCCCCGTTTCAAAGTAATGGATATCATCGGTCAGGCCCTTGATATCCACGGGCTGTGCAAAACGAAGCAGGACCGGAAGCGGCGTGTGGAGGAACTGCTTGAAATGGTGGGGCTTCAGGCTTCCCATGCGAAGCGCTATCCCCATGAGTTCTCCGGTGGACAGCGACAGCGGATCGGAATCGCGCGTGCCCTGGCGGTGGAACCGAAGTTCATCGTGTGCGATGAGCCTCTATCAGCCCTTGATGTGTCGATTCAGGCACAGATCGTGGAGCTTCTTCAGGACCTTCAGAAGCGTCTGGGCTTAACGTATCTCTTCATCGCCCATGATCTGTCCATGGTGAAGCATATCAGTGACCGGGTCGCCGTGATGTATGCCGGGAAAATCGTGGAGCTTGCCGAAAGCGAAGAGCTTTATGCTAACCCTCAACATCCGTATACGAAGTCTCTCCTCTCCGCCATCCCGATTCCGGACCCGGCGATCGAGAAGAAGAAGGAGCGCGTCCTTCTGGAGGAGCAGACCGATGAAGATCGCTATGGGCTGCAAACATCCGAGCTTGTCGAAGTGTCGAGTGGTCACTGGGTGGCAGTACCGGTGGAAGCAGGCGCATAA
- a CDS encoding ABC transporter permease, which yields METAKATGTYAPTPMFQDTYQKMQRRNLYHFFILILGLPVHLVVFFIYLHRKKNDPYQRLLHDMKQGLVKEGLKATYLKRAEEELQRKNMFFNQQASPSSIKAKAERLAQERLNETAEERTLKQLTLKDERKITYKETFGSLLQNPTFLVLSALPGLPMYLLLLLYSNHFVKYIFERLVMSLFVIVGVAFLVFTILYLSPFNPAANILGETATKDQIAAFNAIHGLDQPYLVQLWNTIKGIATFDLGSSFTGNEEVASSIGRKFPITLTLAIISLVMAIVIAIPIGIVSATKPRSFFDYTFMFVALIGLSIPNFWQGLIFILNFSIKLKWFPATYSPGNWLSIVMPAVVLGTALTASIARMMRSSTLEVINEDYILTAKAKGLNKRQVLWKHAVSNAMIPVITVIGLLFGGMLGGAAVTEKVFNISGIGSYIVDKQFIPDIPAIMGGVVYIAITISLVNLLIDILYAFFDPRIRSKMKQY from the coding sequence ATGGAAACGGCGAAAGCTACTGGCACCTATGCACCAACCCCGATGTTCCAAGATACCTATCAAAAGATGCAACGACGGAATCTATATCACTTCTTCATTCTGATTCTGGGATTACCGGTCCATCTCGTCGTCTTTTTCATCTACCTTCACAGAAAGAAGAACGACCCGTATCAGAGGCTCCTTCATGACATGAAACAGGGACTAGTCAAGGAGGGATTAAAAGCCACTTATTTAAAACGAGCAGAAGAAGAACTTCAAAGAAAGAATATGTTCTTCAATCAACAGGCATCTCCTTCAAGCATCAAGGCAAAGGCCGAACGACTTGCTCAGGAAAGATTGAACGAAACAGCGGAGGAGCGAACGCTCAAACAGCTCACCCTGAAGGATGAACGGAAGATCACGTACAAAGAAACCTTCGGGTCTCTCCTGCAGAACCCGACGTTCTTGGTCCTATCCGCTCTGCCTGGTCTCCCTATGTATCTACTACTGCTCTTATACAGCAATCATTTTGTAAAATACATATTCGAACGCCTCGTCATGAGCTTATTCGTCATCGTAGGGGTCGCATTCCTTGTCTTCACCATCCTGTATCTATCCCCGTTCAATCCGGCAGCGAACATACTCGGGGAGACAGCGACAAAGGATCAGATCGCTGCATTCAATGCCATTCACGGTTTGGATCAGCCTTATCTCGTCCAGCTTTGGAATACGATCAAAGGGATTGCCACCTTTGACCTCGGCTCTTCCTTTACGGGAAATGAAGAAGTCGCATCAAGCATCGGGAGGAAGTTCCCCATCACCCTGACACTGGCCATCATTTCACTGGTCATGGCGATTGTGATCGCCATCCCGATCGGCATCGTTTCTGCCACGAAGCCAAGGTCATTCTTTGACTATACGTTTATGTTCGTGGCTCTGATCGGCCTGTCCATCCCGAACTTCTGGCAGGGGCTGATCTTCATCCTGAACTTCTCGATCAAGTTGAAATGGTTCCCGGCAACCTACTCCCCGGGCAACTGGCTGTCGATCGTGATGCCGGCCGTCGTCCTCGGAACCGCTTTGACTGCATCGATTGCCCGGATGATGAGATCATCCACCCTGGAAGTGATCAATGAGGACTATATCCTGACGGCCAAGGCGAAAGGATTGAACAAGCGGCAGGTGCTCTGGAAGCACGCAGTGAGTAACGCCATGATCCCCGTCATCACGGTCATCGGCCTCCTTTTCGGCGGAATGCTCGGAGGCGCCGCCGTGACGGAGAAAGTATTCAACATCAGCGGGATCGGAAGCTACATCGTCGATAAGCAGTTCATCCCTGATATTCCCGCCATCATGGGAGGGGTCGTCTATATTGCCATCACGATCTCCCTCGTCAATCTATTGATCGATATCCTGTATGCGTTCTTCGATCCGAGGATCCGCTCCAAGATGAAACAATATTAA